A single window of Halobacterium jilantaiense DNA harbors:
- a CDS encoding Eco57I restriction-modification methylase domain-containing protein — MPTSTVTNLGHCRSDSADGSYPSTEPDLVVETHAIDDAPVASIDQPSGEILTADSPAAQRSIPDERLTRTITEVAASIAPALTDAPSSLHSRLPSWCDLHGLDEVSDDTRRRILARQAAYHHLLKATLYEHHHRHTELPELPADVRTGFQNARTVTDNPAFDECVLDDIIYLASRADREPLIQKRTLLLDSTQPAEDVGRIYEAVIPDAHRQLLGQFRTPPEIGTLMRTWTATGSSTVLDPGMGAGVLASPFHPDWDVSSDPTHVTGVDRSPLSILMGSTALTLYGQSHDPPNMDFLAMSLDDRPEAVDALVCNPPYTKGDALPPTYKAEINTRFERETGLSISARSPLYAYFIYHSRKFLSAGDRAAFITPHSFLGTHYGESLKQFFLEQYSIEAFVQFNPESYPVFDNADTTALVTFLEAPVEDDTAGQTRFIRVDEPIPASTVRAAVRGDHHGTTDWGYVAAVQQNQLSPIQNWQARFTPIDIDTSDLIPLSDLATVHRGVSTGNVGFFTLSQDDVDAYDLSEHHLTRLVRRPAVVNGYDFREADWKTLRAAGEAVWLLDPDKLSAVPDSLTAFREHVEDSSRSLDDGRGEEADLVDYLRTAITDHDLSSTSTVEQGECWYRPPRRDSPRVLVPDSSRDGFPFVLNETDARNIHNYHGITNVSVDETDLKAVLAYLNSTVGQRVVRQRTRLRADGYESLGVRALKNLPVIDPRALDDETVVNLADAFDDLRAAARHDDDTEAVRKHIDGLLESRINLQ, encoded by the coding sequence ATGCCTACGAGCACCGTCACGAATCTCGGCCACTGCCGCTCGGACAGTGCCGATGGCTCCTATCCGTCGACAGAGCCGGACCTAGTCGTCGAGACCCACGCAATCGACGACGCTCCGGTCGCTTCAATCGACCAGCCATCCGGTGAAATCCTGACCGCCGACAGTCCTGCAGCACAGCGCTCCATCCCGGACGAGCGACTCACTCGAACAATCACTGAGGTGGCTGCGTCCATCGCACCGGCACTCACAGATGCACCCTCCTCGCTTCACTCACGACTTCCCTCGTGGTGCGACCTGCACGGACTTGACGAGGTAAGTGACGACACGAGGCGACGCATTCTAGCCCGACAAGCCGCTTACCATCACTTGCTGAAAGCCACGCTGTACGAGCACCATCATCGACACACCGAGCTACCAGAACTCCCCGCAGACGTCCGAACCGGATTCCAGAACGCGCGAACGGTCACAGACAATCCCGCGTTCGACGAATGCGTCCTCGACGACATCATCTACTTGGCCAGCCGGGCTGACAGAGAGCCGCTTATCCAGAAGCGGACGCTGCTCCTTGACTCGACCCAGCCCGCTGAGGATGTCGGCCGCATCTACGAAGCAGTGATTCCGGATGCCCACCGTCAGCTCCTCGGCCAGTTCCGCACGCCGCCAGAGATTGGCACCCTGATGCGGACCTGGACGGCAACCGGGTCGAGCACCGTGCTCGACCCCGGAATGGGGGCTGGTGTGTTAGCGAGCCCGTTCCATCCAGACTGGGACGTGAGCAGCGACCCAACGCACGTCACGGGAGTTGACCGCAGCCCACTCTCGATTCTGATGGGAAGTACCGCACTGACACTCTACGGGCAATCCCATGACCCGCCGAACATGGATTTCCTGGCGATGTCTCTGGACGACCGGCCGGAGGCAGTTGATGCGCTCGTCTGCAATCCACCGTACACGAAGGGAGATGCCCTCCCGCCGACGTACAAAGCAGAGATCAACACGCGCTTCGAGCGCGAAACGGGACTGAGCATTAGTGCTCGCTCACCGCTGTACGCGTACTTCATCTACCACTCACGGAAGTTCCTGTCCGCGGGTGATCGCGCGGCGTTCATCACTCCGCACAGTTTCCTCGGCACCCACTACGGCGAGTCACTGAAGCAGTTCTTCCTGGAGCAGTATTCAATCGAGGCGTTCGTCCAGTTCAACCCCGAGAGCTACCCGGTCTTCGACAACGCCGACACGACGGCCCTCGTCACATTCCTCGAAGCTCCAGTCGAAGACGACACAGCCGGCCAAACACGGTTCATCCGCGTCGATGAGCCCATCCCAGCTAGCACGGTTCGCGCAGCCGTCCGCGGGGACCACCACGGGACAACAGACTGGGGATACGTCGCCGCCGTCCAGCAAAACCAACTATCTCCGATCCAGAACTGGCAAGCGCGATTCACACCCATCGACATCGATACGAGCGATCTGATTCCGTTGTCCGACCTGGCCACGGTTCACCGCGGCGTGAGCACGGGAAACGTCGGATTCTTCACCCTCTCACAGGACGATGTCGATGCCTACGACCTCTCCGAGCACCATCTCACTCGCTTGGTTCGGCGACCTGCTGTCGTCAACGGGTACGACTTCCGCGAGGCCGACTGGAAGACGCTCCGGGCGGCCGGCGAAGCCGTGTGGCTGTTGGACCCGGACAAGCTGTCGGCCGTCCCCGACTCACTGACGGCGTTCCGCGAGCACGTCGAGGACTCCTCCCGAAGCCTGGATGATGGCCGCGGTGAGGAAGCAGACCTGGTCGACTATCTCCGAACAGCGATCACCGACCACGACCTCTCCAGCACGTCGACCGTAGAACAGGGCGAGTGCTGGTATCGACCACCGAGACGAGACTCCCCGCGCGTGCTCGTCCCTGATAGTAGCCGGGATGGCTTCCCGTTCGTCCTGAACGAAACCGATGCGCGAAACATCCACAACTACCACGGCATCACGAACGTCTCCGTTGACGAGACGGACCTGAAGGCGGTCCTCGCATACCTGAACAGCACAGTCGGACAGCGGGTCGTCCGACAGCGCACGCGGCTGCGGGCAGACGGATATGAGAGCCTCGGGGTCAGAGCCCTCAAGAATCTCCCCGTAATCGATCCACGCGCATTAGACGACGAGACCGTTGTGAACCTCGCAGACGCGTTCGACGACCTGCGAGCAGCCGCCCGCCATGACGATGACACCGAGGCCGTCCGCAAGCACATCGATGGATTGCTTGAGTCGCGGATAAACCTCCAGTAG
- a CDS encoding phospholipase D-like domain-containing protein: MDELTANISFDRFADMPEFYGSGAAKYRLAMVKDRSDFLDLFEGARHVDAVTYAETPELMVQMLTEYDIGSLDVLIGNADDYANQVNEVSTAKSLVQLREADRLTVRLKNQKTVHSKIYRIVMPDDTVKLVQGSANLSRNSWEYHTNQISVFTTDVGTELDEEFERFIDQYREGYSDQTLLEGLVDALEEADSPEERENRIEYWVGAGDLDVSDTAALNQDAVEDLKDVAGQVTAVVDDPEEADGTVAFVEEPENADRTIIEPDEESASSEEGDEMDSGESMEGEESPDVGLVESDHETELTDTLDRPRVRAPEEKIRMGTSKVDKDTADEFGTSLRDRGATIEDHSITAPMSAYNKQVKESTSIPTMSVLPEAEQVVIGEDDEMILVATDEPTPEVLDHCLGTIEDYIETVENHGHTQSETAVMAQMYEAFLYGFWAPFANQYAEAMSSPSRTLDNVLQHLYIEGKSDAGKDKLTEYILRLVSDNTVISGVDADDVGVKEVRGVREWDTSFPYAIIDAEKEKIQRWSPIRNYWGDWTPTSVDQPCLIFTTNDALPKSEFRNRMKILSMDVSFPSNPEDPGFREAQEDLSEVLERQNPIFSYVARRMLTEQPWTDGNGTIEDVRRIVREFYDEANREQPEYFPADEPAEKTYDTGRLKWQRDIQGGRVTFESEPNAITANFDRDEYEVYDYEKRLPKRFMSEKSSNSVYIGAPEEFAEWLGYSVDELLDGAAETGTDTAQASETPEAASSDESGGFLSRLFGD, translated from the coding sequence ATGGACGAACTGACGGCGAACATCTCGTTCGACCGGTTCGCCGACATGCCGGAATTCTACGGGTCAGGAGCCGCGAAATACCGCCTAGCGATGGTGAAAGACCGGAGCGACTTCCTCGACCTGTTCGAGGGTGCGCGCCACGTGGATGCGGTGACCTACGCGGAGACGCCCGAACTGATGGTACAGATGCTAACCGAGTACGACATCGGGTCACTGGACGTGCTTATCGGAAACGCCGACGACTACGCCAACCAGGTCAACGAGGTCTCGACGGCCAAGTCGCTCGTCCAGCTTCGGGAAGCCGATCGGCTGACCGTCCGACTGAAGAACCAGAAGACAGTCCACTCGAAGATCTACCGGATCGTCATGCCCGACGACACGGTGAAACTCGTTCAGGGCTCGGCAAATCTCTCGCGGAATTCCTGGGAGTACCACACGAACCAGATCTCCGTCTTTACGACCGACGTCGGGACAGAACTGGACGAAGAGTTCGAGCGGTTCATCGATCAGTACCGCGAGGGGTACAGCGACCAGACACTCCTTGAGGGGTTGGTCGACGCGCTCGAAGAGGCGGACTCGCCGGAGGAGCGAGAGAACCGCATCGAGTATTGGGTCGGTGCTGGTGACCTCGACGTGAGCGATACAGCTGCGCTGAACCAGGACGCCGTCGAGGACCTCAAAGACGTCGCTGGGCAAGTCACCGCTGTCGTTGACGATCCAGAAGAGGCCGACGGGACAGTCGCGTTCGTCGAAGAGCCTGAGAACGCCGACCGAACGATTATCGAGCCCGACGAGGAGTCAGCGAGCAGCGAGGAAGGTGATGAGATGGATTCTGGTGAATCCATGGAGGGCGAGGAGTCGCCGGACGTTGGGCTTGTTGAGTCCGACCACGAGACGGAGCTCACGGACACGTTGGATCGACCGCGTGTGCGAGCGCCCGAAGAGAAGATTCGCATGGGGACGAGCAAGGTCGACAAGGACACTGCCGACGAGTTCGGGACCAGTCTCCGTGACCGCGGCGCGACCATCGAGGACCACAGCATCACCGCGCCGATGAGCGCGTACAACAAACAGGTCAAGGAGTCAACGTCGATCCCGACGATGTCGGTTCTACCGGAGGCCGAGCAGGTCGTCATCGGCGAAGACGACGAGATGATTCTCGTCGCCACCGACGAACCCACGCCGGAAGTCCTGGACCACTGCCTGGGCACGATCGAGGATTACATCGAGACCGTCGAGAACCACGGGCACACGCAGTCCGAGACCGCGGTGATGGCCCAGATGTACGAGGCGTTCCTGTACGGGTTCTGGGCGCCGTTCGCCAACCAGTACGCCGAAGCCATGTCGTCGCCGTCACGGACGCTGGACAACGTCCTCCAGCACCTGTACATCGAAGGAAAGAGCGACGCCGGGAAGGACAAACTCACCGAGTACATCCTCCGACTGGTCTCCGACAACACGGTCATCTCCGGCGTGGACGCCGACGACGTCGGTGTCAAGGAAGTCCGCGGCGTCCGCGAATGGGACACCAGCTTCCCGTACGCGATCATCGACGCGGAGAAAGAGAAGATCCAGCGGTGGAGTCCGATCCGGAACTACTGGGGCGACTGGACGCCCACCAGCGTCGACCAGCCGTGCCTGATCTTCACGACGAACGACGCGCTCCCGAAATCCGAGTTCCGCAACCGCATGAAGATCCTGAGCATGGACGTCTCGTTCCCGTCAAATCCGGAGGACCCTGGGTTTCGGGAAGCCCAGGAGGACCTCTCTGAGGTGCTGGAGCGACAGAACCCGATTTTCAGTTACGTGGCTCGCCGGATGCTCACCGAACAGCCGTGGACCGACGGGAACGGCACGATAGAGGACGTCCGTCGTATCGTCCGCGAGTTCTACGACGAAGCGAACCGAGAGCAGCCCGAGTATTTCCCCGCCGACGAACCGGCCGAGAAGACGTACGACACGGGTCGGCTCAAGTGGCAGCGCGACATCCAGGGCGGGCGCGTCACCTTCGAATCCGAACCCAACGCAATCACGGCGAACTTCGACCGCGACGAATACGAAGTGTACGACTACGAGAAACGCCTCCCAAAACGATTCATGTCTGAGAAATCCTCGAATAGTGTCTACATCGGTGCGCCAGAGGAGTTCGCCGAATGGCTCGGGTACTCCGTCGACGAACTGCTAGACGGTGCGGCCGAAACGGGCACAGACACCGCACAAGCATCCGAGACGCCAGAGGCGGCTAGCAGCGATGAGTCTGGAGGGTTTCTCTCCCGTCTGTTCGGCGACTAG
- a CDS encoding cupredoxin domain-containing protein: protein MTSHRYGRVSAFAAVAVLAVAVAGSASLALAADPVSSAAGSGVVAHPTPDGDAEPETRVVENGSVVNANGTVRPPGCEAIQGERRLTVDAGREYAADGDAFGYDLDSVTAPACTRLVVTLVNHDDVRHQWVVSGLPTATYPGGYVAIEVAHRGSVTAAFVTPSESGTYEGLSTLPQHEQTGMQLPLVVTGGASDQSTATVTTTPDADGSAPGPGLLLAVVALAAAVLLAARQ, encoded by the coding sequence GTGACCAGTCACCGCTACGGGCGCGTCTCTGCGTTCGCCGCCGTCGCTGTCCTCGCTGTTGCCGTCGCTGGCTCCGCGAGCCTCGCACTCGCAGCCGACCCCGTCTCCAGCGCGGCCGGCAGCGGTGTCGTCGCCCACCCGACGCCAGACGGCGACGCCGAACCCGAGACGCGCGTCGTCGAGAACGGCAGCGTCGTCAACGCCAACGGCACTGTCCGCCCGCCCGGCTGCGAGGCAATCCAGGGAGAACGTCGGCTCACCGTCGACGCAGGCCGCGAGTACGCTGCCGACGGCGACGCGTTCGGCTACGACCTCGACAGCGTCACCGCGCCGGCCTGCACCCGGCTGGTCGTCACGCTCGTCAACCACGACGACGTCCGCCACCAGTGGGTCGTCAGCGGCCTCCCCACTGCCACCTACCCCGGCGGGTACGTCGCCATCGAGGTCGCGCACCGCGGCAGCGTCACCGCCGCCTTCGTCACCCCGAGCGAGTCCGGGACCTACGAGGGGCTCTCCACGCTCCCCCAGCACGAACAGACCGGCATGCAACTCCCACTGGTCGTCACCGGCGGCGCGTCGGACCAGTCGACGGCCACAGTGACGACAACGCCGGACGCCGACGGCTCGGCACCCGGTCCCGGCCTGCTGCTGGCAGTCGTCGCGCTCGCCGCCGCCGTCCTCCTCGCCGCCCGCCAGTGA
- a CDS encoding multicopper oxidase domain-containing protein, whose protein sequence is MADRPAHTRPDAAPTPSLAVVRTAVVVALLVTSAAVAGVGVAGVGAAAGSTASTPGSAPVAQSAQPDESVCEFDRPSWRAPQLVAGVRVDAERACRPDDPNVVVASVLGTNEAPAAVVERSGLARDAVVKDEDRDGDGDPDVVEVTVEALSVNGHNAALSQAVAPGVTPAMWLFAPKTQGIVVPGTAAGDLVRAPSPPIRVEAGDTLRLTVENTHYLPQSLAFPGVDAAVVANGSRVDDLHALDDPVEPGEARTYELTPEEPGTYAYRSSAAGPGAAMGLAGMLVVVPNASENRVQTLNVGGGKVRHPSEGLSHDAVYDLHYQAIDETLHDIPQRYDDVRAIATAVTRTYDATDASPDYFLANGRAFPYTLRESVVATEPNASYALRVFNAGDDTLPLHAHGHDLTAASVGGEGAAATVRASDPVALSPSERATLTFRTPASPSGDAGVQFLHDPRTAAVTTDGIAPGGSATVVAPRNALRDNGIPATANVSRYFDAAYYAGDVPTWRHLDDSRLAAPPADLHPNRTTTTTDSPPPAPAPSGGATGLPDAVLLLTGLVAGGVLVAAGVAIGRWTT, encoded by the coding sequence ATGGCAGACCGTCCCGCCCACACCCGCCCGGACGCCGCTCCGACGCCCTCTCTTGCGGTAGTCAGAACTGCGGTCGTCGTCGCGCTTCTCGTCACTAGTGCCGCCGTCGCAGGCGTCGGTGTCGCGGGCGTCGGCGCGGCCGCCGGCTCGACCGCGTCGACACCCGGCTCCGCGCCTGTCGCACAGTCCGCGCAGCCCGACGAGTCGGTCTGCGAGTTCGACCGGCCGTCGTGGCGCGCACCCCAGCTCGTCGCCGGCGTCCGCGTGGACGCCGAGCGCGCCTGCCGGCCGGACGACCCGAACGTCGTCGTCGCGAGCGTCCTCGGGACGAACGAAGCACCGGCGGCCGTCGTCGAGCGTTCCGGGCTGGCGCGTGACGCGGTCGTCAAAGACGAGGACCGCGACGGCGACGGGGACCCCGATGTCGTCGAGGTGACGGTCGAGGCGCTGTCGGTGAACGGCCACAACGCCGCGCTCTCGCAGGCCGTCGCGCCGGGCGTCACCCCCGCGATGTGGCTGTTCGCGCCCAAGACCCAGGGCATCGTCGTCCCCGGCACGGCGGCCGGCGACCTGGTGCGCGCACCGAGCCCGCCGATTCGCGTCGAGGCCGGCGACACGCTCCGCCTCACGGTGGAGAACACGCACTACCTCCCGCAGTCGCTGGCGTTCCCCGGCGTCGACGCCGCCGTCGTCGCGAACGGCAGCCGGGTCGACGACCTCCATGCGCTCGACGACCCCGTCGAGCCCGGCGAGGCGCGGACGTACGAACTCACGCCCGAGGAACCCGGGACGTACGCCTACCGGTCGAGCGCGGCCGGCCCCGGCGCGGCCATGGGGCTCGCGGGCATGCTCGTCGTCGTCCCGAACGCGTCCGAGAACCGCGTCCAGACGCTGAACGTCGGCGGCGGCAAAGTCCGACACCCCTCCGAGGGCCTCTCCCACGACGCAGTCTACGACCTCCACTACCAGGCCATCGACGAGACGCTCCACGACATTCCCCAGCGCTACGACGACGTTCGCGCCATCGCCACGGCCGTCACCCGGACCTACGACGCGACGGACGCCAGCCCCGACTACTTCCTCGCGAACGGCCGCGCGTTCCCGTACACGCTCCGCGAGTCCGTCGTCGCCACCGAACCGAACGCGTCCTACGCCCTGCGCGTGTTCAATGCCGGCGACGACACGCTCCCCCTGCACGCGCACGGCCACGACCTCACCGCCGCGAGTGTCGGCGGCGAGGGAGCCGCCGCCACTGTGCGAGCCAGCGACCCGGTCGCGCTCTCGCCCTCGGAGCGCGCGACACTCACCTTCCGGACGCCGGCCTCGCCGTCGGGTGACGCTGGCGTCCAGTTCCTCCACGACCCACGGACCGCGGCCGTCACGACCGACGGCATCGCGCCCGGCGGGAGCGCGACCGTCGTCGCTCCCCGGAACGCGCTCCGCGATAATGGCATCCCGGCCACAGCGAACGTCTCCCGGTACTTCGACGCCGCCTACTACGCCGGCGATGTCCCGACCTGGCGGCACCTCGACGACTCGCGACTCGCGGCCCCGCCGGCCGACCTCCACCCGAATCGGACGACAACCACGACCGACTCGCCGCCGCCCGCGCCGGCTCCGTCCGGCGGTGCCACGGGGCTGCCCGACGCCGTCCTCCTGCTGACCGGCCTCGTCGCCGGCGGTGTGCTCGTCGCGGCCGGCGTCGCAATCGGGAGGTGGACGACGTGA
- a CDS encoding geranylgeranylglycerol-phosphate geranylgeranyltransferase, producing the protein MTVAETGRGLLELTRPVNTLAAGALTFIGAFVAGGAFDHGTATAAAVGATWFATAGGNAVNDYFDRDIDRINDPERAIPRGAVSARGALAFSVVLFAGATVLAVTLPVLALAIAAVNLVGLVTYTQYFKGLPGAGNALVAYLGGSTFLFGAAAVGDPLAGAVLAALAALSTFAREVVKDVEDVAGDREEGLRTLPVAVGERRALKIGAGLLVLAVAASPLPYLAGTFNWWYLAAVLPADAVMLAAAARSFGDPARGQALLKVGQLLAAGAFVVGRLAPT; encoded by the coding sequence ATGACGGTCGCGGAGACGGGACGCGGGCTGCTGGAGTTGACGCGACCAGTCAACACGCTGGCCGCCGGCGCGCTCACGTTCATCGGTGCGTTCGTCGCGGGCGGCGCGTTCGACCACGGAACGGCGACCGCGGCCGCCGTGGGCGCAACGTGGTTCGCGACCGCCGGCGGGAACGCCGTCAACGACTACTTCGACCGCGACATCGACCGCATCAACGACCCCGAGCGCGCGATTCCGCGGGGCGCGGTTTCCGCCCGCGGCGCGCTCGCGTTCAGCGTCGTGCTGTTCGCCGGCGCGACCGTGCTCGCGGTGACGCTGCCGGTGCTCGCGCTCGCCATCGCCGCCGTGAACCTCGTCGGGCTCGTGACGTACACGCAGTACTTCAAGGGGCTGCCGGGTGCCGGGAACGCGCTCGTCGCGTACCTCGGCGGGAGCACGTTCTTGTTCGGCGCGGCCGCCGTCGGCGACCCGCTCGCGGGCGCGGTGCTCGCGGCGCTCGCCGCGCTCTCGACGTTCGCGCGGGAGGTCGTCAAGGACGTCGAGGACGTCGCCGGGGACCGCGAGGAGGGGCTGCGCACGCTCCCCGTCGCCGTCGGCGAGCGGCGCGCGCTCAAGATAGGTGCCGGCCTGCTCGTGCTCGCAGTGGCAGCCAGCCCACTCCCGTACCTCGCTGGGACGTTCAACTGGTGGTACCTCGCAGCCGTCCTGCCGGCGGATGCCGTGATGCTCGCGGCCGCAGCCCGGAGTTTCGGGGACCCGGCGCGCGGTCAGGCACTGTTGAAAGTGGGGCAACTACTTGCCGCGGGCGCATTCGTCGTCGGTCGACTGGCCCCGACGTGA
- a CDS encoding RAD55 family ATPase has product MYELGAAFSGVEVQEGTNLLIEGPPMSGKRDLGFQILSDGIEGGEGAIVVTTKDGADRVLEDFADLVAAQNPTIGVVDCVTKQQGMGTQRESDLVRYASSPNDLTGIGIELSELLRTLYEQRGVQKNRILLHSLSTLLMYSDLQTVFRFMHVFTGRVQSADALGAFVVDSTAHDEQTVSTLKQLFDGVISIQERDDGFRARLLGVGDDDSWREL; this is encoded by the coding sequence ATGTACGAGCTAGGCGCGGCATTCTCGGGCGTGGAAGTACAGGAGGGCACGAACCTCCTGATCGAGGGACCGCCGATGAGCGGCAAGCGCGACCTCGGTTTCCAGATTCTGTCGGACGGCATCGAGGGCGGCGAGGGCGCTATCGTCGTCACGACGAAAGACGGCGCTGACCGCGTTCTCGAGGACTTCGCGGACCTCGTGGCCGCCCAGAATCCGACAATCGGCGTCGTCGACTGCGTGACGAAACAACAGGGGATGGGGACGCAGCGGGAGTCGGATCTGGTCCGGTACGCGTCGTCTCCGAACGACCTGACCGGCATCGGTATCGAGCTCTCGGAGCTGCTGCGGACGCTCTACGAGCAGCGCGGCGTGCAGAAGAACCGCATCCTCCTGCACTCGCTGTCGACGCTGCTGATGTACTCCGACCTCCAGACCGTCTTCCGGTTCATGCACGTGTTCACGGGCCGCGTGCAGTCCGCGGACGCCCTCGGCGCGTTCGTCGTCGACTCCACCGCCCACGACGAACAGACCGTGAGCACCCTCAAACAGCTGTTCGACGGCGTCATCTCGATTCAGGAACGCGACGACGGCTTCCGCGCGCGGCTGCTCGGCGTCGGCGACGACGACTCGTGGCGCGAGCTGTAG
- a CDS encoding CoA-binding protein: MPVESDSGLADVFDLDSVAVVGCSSTPGKAAHDIPRYLREHGYDVIPVNPFADEIFGRTAYDSLSGVEEDVDVVDVFRPSEEVAGIVDEAIDRGDVQVVWLQLDITDDKAAARAEDAGLRVVQDKCMKVEHRRLTA, from the coding sequence ATGCCAGTCGAATCCGACAGCGGTCTCGCCGACGTGTTCGACCTCGACAGCGTCGCGGTCGTCGGCTGCTCGTCGACGCCGGGGAAGGCCGCCCACGACATTCCGCGGTACCTCCGCGAGCACGGCTACGACGTGATTCCGGTGAATCCGTTCGCCGACGAGATATTCGGCCGGACGGCCTACGACTCGCTCTCCGGTGTCGAGGAGGACGTGGACGTAGTGGACGTGTTCCGGCCGAGCGAGGAAGTCGCCGGCATCGTCGACGAAGCCATCGACCGCGGGGACGTTCAGGTGGTCTGGCTGCAACTCGACATCACGGACGACAAGGCGGCGGCCCGGGCGGAGGACGCGGGGCTGCGCGTCGTCCAAGACAAGTGCATGAAGGTCGAACACCGGCGGCTGACGGCGTAA
- a CDS encoding PLP-dependent cysteine synthase family protein gives MTTHRRPLESVLDTVGETPLVRVQAAPDDVPVYAKLESFNPGASIKDRIGLYMVEQMLESGKLPEGGTVVEPTAGNTGIGFAVAAGQLDVDAVFVVPERFSVEKQQLMRALGADVINTPTEDGMGGAIQRAHELAEELDDAVVPQQFSNPLNAEAHYETTGPEIDEALDGEVGAFVAGCGTAGTLMGTSRYLRDQVSDLHVTAVEPQGSLYGTTKGQDLDEGEYKTEGIGTHNPETSELFDPEFVDDIVQILDEDTHAEMQRLAAEEGQLVASSAAANSLAALDVAERAAAGDIDLPHDCVVTVFADSSERYLSKGVYGSYEEWEG, from the coding sequence ATGACTACCCACCGGAGGCCGCTGGAGTCCGTGCTCGACACCGTCGGCGAGACGCCGCTCGTGCGCGTGCAGGCCGCGCCCGACGACGTCCCGGTGTACGCGAAACTGGAGTCGTTCAACCCCGGCGCGAGCATCAAAGACCGCATCGGGCTGTACATGGTCGAACAGATGCTCGAATCCGGGAAACTCCCCGAGGGCGGCACCGTCGTGGAGCCGACCGCCGGCAACACCGGCATCGGCTTCGCGGTCGCCGCCGGCCAACTCGACGTCGACGCCGTCTTCGTCGTGCCCGAGCGCTTCAGCGTCGAGAAACAGCAACTGATGCGCGCGCTCGGCGCTGACGTCATCAACACGCCGACCGAGGACGGCATGGGCGGAGCCATCCAGCGCGCCCACGAACTCGCTGAGGAACTCGACGACGCCGTTGTCCCCCAGCAGTTCTCGAACCCCCTGAACGCCGAGGCGCACTACGAGACGACGGGCCCGGAGATCGACGAGGCCCTCGACGGTGAGGTCGGCGCGTTCGTCGCCGGCTGCGGCACCGCCGGTACCCTGATGGGAACGAGCCGGTACCTCCGCGACCAGGTGTCGGACCTCCACGTCACCGCCGTCGAACCGCAGGGCTCGCTGTACGGCACCACGAAGGGACAGGACCTCGACGAAGGCGAGTACAAGACCGAGGGTATCGGCACCCACAACCCCGAGACGAGCGAGCTGTTCGACCCCGAGTTCGTCGACGACATCGTCCAGATTCTCGACGAGGATACGCACGCGGAGATGCAGCGCCTCGCCGCCGAGGAAGGCCAGCTCGTCGCGTCCAGCGCCGCCGCGAACAGCCTCGCGGCCCTCGATGTCGCCGAGCGCGCGGCCGCCGGCGACATCGACCTCCCCCACGACTGCGTCGTCACCGTCTTCGCCGACTCCAGCGAGCGCTACCTCTCGAAGGGCGTCTACGGCAGCTACGAGGAGTGGGAGGGCTGA
- a CDS encoding DUF5798 family protein yields the protein MGFGSTAKKLQKVTEYAEQLYERFEKLRNEVDALRTTVEDTNDRVETLERQLAEQRALVEALAEQDGVDVEAAVEDAATAPEAAADGGSQAE from the coding sequence ATGGGATTCGGTTCCACCGCGAAGAAGCTCCAGAAGGTCACCGAGTACGCCGAGCAGCTCTACGAGCGCTTCGAGAAGCTCCGCAACGAGGTCGACGCGCTCCGGACCACCGTCGAGGACACGAACGACCGCGTCGAAACGCTGGAACGCCAGCTCGCCGAGCAGCGCGCGCTCGTCGAGGCGCTCGCCGAACAGGACGGCGTCGACGTCGAGGCGGCGGTCGAGGACGCGGCGACGGCACCGGAGGCTGCCGCCGACGGCGGGAGTCAGGCCGAGTGA